The following are encoded together in the Narcine bancroftii isolate sNarBan1 chromosome 10, sNarBan1.hap1, whole genome shotgun sequence genome:
- the cdk1 gene encoding cyclin-dependent kinase 1, translated as MSMDDYVKIEKIGEGTYGVVYKGRNKTTQQIVAMKKIRLESEEEGVPSTAIREISLLKELQHPNVVCLQDILMQDARLYLVFEFLSMDLKKYLDSLPSREMMDQMLVKSYLYQITQAIAFCHSRRVLHRDLKPQNLLIDSKGVIKLADFGLARAFGVPVRVYTHEVVTLWYRAPEVLLGSARYSTPVDIWSIGTIFAEMATKRPLFHGDSEIDQLFRIFRTLGTPNNDIWPDVETLPDYKNTFPKWKAGNLSQVKNIDQNGQDLLAKMLIYDPPRRICAKQALHHPYFDDLDKSSLPANIVRN; from the exons ATGAGTATGGATGATTATGTGAAGATAGAGAAAATTGGTGAAG GTACCTACGGGGTTGTTTATAAAGGTCGTAATAAAACTACCCAACAGATAGTGGCCATGAAGAAAATCCGATTGGAGAGTGAAGAGGAAGGTGTTCCCAGCACTGCAATCAGAGAGATCTCTCTCTTGAAAGAACTTCAACATCCTAATGTCGTGTG cCTTCAAGATATACTCATGCAAGATGCAAGACTATATCTTGTATTTGAATTCCTATCGATGgatctgaaaaaatatttggattccTTGCCTTCTCGAGAGATGATGGACCAAATGCTAGTTAAG AGTTATCTATACCAGATCACACAAGCGATTGCTTTCTGTCACTCAAGGCGGGTTTTGCACAGAGACTTGAAGCCTCAGAATTTACTGATTGATAGTAAAGGAGTTATTAAGTTGGCTGACTTTGGTCTGGCTCGTGCCTTTGGAGTCCCTGTCAGAGTTTATACACATGAA GTTGTGACACTGTGGTACAGAGCTCCTGAAGTATTACTGGGCTCTGCTCGTTATTCAACTCCTGTGGATATCTGGAGTATTGGTACAATATTTGCTGAAATGGCCACCAAACGACCACTCTTTCATGGGGACTCGGAGATTGATCAACTTTTCAGAATTTTCCG AACGCTGGGTACACCAAACAATGACATTTGGCCAGATGTTGAAACTTTACCAGATTACAAGAATACCTTCCCTAAGTGGAAAGCAGGGAATTTATCCCAAGTGAAGAATATTGATCAGAATGGCCAGGACCTGCTCGCA AAAATGTTGATTTATGACCCTCCCAGAAGAATCTGTGCAAAGCAAGCTTTGCATCATCCATATTTCGATGACTTGGATAAGTCCAGTCTCCCTGCCAATATTGTAAGAAATTAA